Proteins encoded in a region of the Streptomyces sp. NBC_01471 genome:
- a CDS encoding glycosyltransferase, translating to MSAIAWIAVCSLAVWMWLLLGQGLFWRTDQRLPPRTAPATWPSVAVIVPARDEAGVLPLSLPSLLAQDYPGDAEIFLVDDGSSDGTGELAARLSARHGGLPLTVVSPGEPEPGWTGKLWALRYGIGLARAGDPDYLLLTDADIAHAPDSLRELVAAAGSAGLDLVSQMARLRVTSFWERQVVPAFVYFFAQLYPFRWINRPGARTAAAAGGCVLLRTEAAERAGVPESIRQAVIDDVSLARTVQRSGGRIWLGLAERVDSVRPYPGLGDLWRMVSRSAYTQLRHSLLLLTGTVLGLALIYLAPPLTLVAGLLGRDAPAAWAGGLAWLVMAGTYLPMLRYYRQSPLLGPALPFTALLYLLMTVDSAVQHYRGRGAAWKGRTYSRPEAEPEPGPGAAGAADLRTGSDPLPPGAARDV from the coding sequence ATGAGCGCCATTGCCTGGATCGCCGTGTGTTCGCTGGCCGTGTGGATGTGGCTGCTGCTGGGGCAGGGTCTGTTCTGGCGGACCGACCAGCGGCTGCCCCCACGCACCGCCCCCGCCACCTGGCCCTCCGTGGCGGTGATCGTGCCCGCCAGGGACGAGGCCGGGGTTCTGCCGCTGAGCCTCCCCTCCCTGCTGGCCCAGGACTATCCCGGCGACGCCGAGATCTTCCTGGTCGACGACGGGAGCTCCGACGGCACCGGAGAGCTGGCCGCACGGCTGTCCGCACGCCACGGCGGACTCCCGCTGACCGTCGTCTCCCCCGGTGAGCCCGAGCCCGGCTGGACGGGGAAGCTGTGGGCGCTGCGGTACGGGATCGGGCTGGCCCGTGCCGGGGATCCCGACTACCTGCTGCTGACGGACGCCGACATCGCCCATGCGCCGGACAGCCTGCGCGAGTTGGTGGCCGCCGCGGGTTCGGCCGGGCTCGACCTCGTGTCGCAGATGGCGCGGCTGCGCGTCACGAGCTTCTGGGAGCGGCAGGTCGTGCCGGCGTTCGTGTACTTCTTCGCCCAGCTGTACCCGTTCCGGTGGATCAACCGGCCAGGTGCCCGCACAGCGGCCGCGGCCGGGGGCTGTGTGCTGCTGCGGACCGAGGCGGCGGAGCGGGCCGGTGTCCCGGAGTCCATCAGGCAGGCGGTCATCGACGATGTGTCGCTGGCCCGCACGGTGCAGCGCAGCGGCGGCCGCATCTGGCTGGGGCTCGCCGAGCGGGTGGACAGCGTGCGCCCGTATCCCGGGCTCGGCGATCTGTGGCGGATGGTCTCGCGCAGCGCGTACACCCAGCTCAGGCACAGTCTCCTGCTGCTCACCGGCACGGTGCTCGGCCTCGCGCTGATCTATCTCGCTCCGCCGCTCACGCTGGTTGCCGGTCTGCTGGGGCGCGATGCCCCCGCCGCCTGGGCGGGCGGGCTCGCCTGGCTGGTGATGGCGGGCACCTATCTGCCGATGCTGCGCTACTACCGCCAGTCGCCCCTGCTCGGCCCGGCCCTGCCGTTCACCGCGCTGCTGTATCTGCTGATGACGGTCGACTCGGCGGTGCAGCACTACCGCGGGCGCGGCGCCGCCTGGAAGGGACGGACCTACTCCAGGCCGGAAGCGGAACCGGAACCCGGGCCGGGTGCGGCCGGCGCGGCGGACCTCAGGACCGGATCCGACCCCCTCCCGCCCGGAGCGGCGCGGGACGTCTGA
- a CDS encoding right-handed parallel beta-helix repeat-containing protein translates to MAQGTVQVTYTGTSRWRRRTGEYVSLSAALEAAGDGDVLTVAPGTYRENLVVQHAITLRGADGAAGSVRIAPADGIPLTVRASAVVQDLQVEGQDSSAPALLVEEGTPELLDLRIVTRSAVGIEVRGAARPTVRRCTVDNPAGVGIGVLAGAGGVFEECEVVAAGQSGISVHGGAHPRIERCRIHHASGAGLSVSGEGSGLEAFGCEIYEVKGTGVQVAARASAHLTDCTVHRTSADGVTLDTDAVLTLSDCDIHDIPENAVDLRSRSVLTLTRSTVRRFGRNGLSVWDPGTRVDANQCEIHDSTGDYPAVWVSDGATVVLDSCRVHDVPDAIFVLDRGSRADVVDSDLAQVRNTAVSVSDGATAQLDDCRIREASTGAWFRDHGSGGTLSGCTIDAAQTGVIVTKGADPRIERCTVTSPAEAGFYVSAEGRGTFHNCRVTGSAGYGFHVIDGCRTTLTRCRTERCARSGYEFADGTLSEGGAGGPVVEDCTSDESGLLTEPHGAPAVGAPATATATQTSGLLGSLPGARPAQPSAQTAAPAPAAADGPIRSSVDVLGELDTLVGLESVKREVRALTDMIEIGRRRAAAGLKAASARRHLVFTGSPGTGKTTVARLYGEILASLGVLERGHLVEVSRVDLVGEHIGSTAIRTQEAFDRARGGVLFIDEAYALSPEDSGRDFGKEAIDTLVKLMEDHRDAVVVIVAGYTAEMERFLGVNPGVASRFSRTITFGDYAPEELLRIVEQQADEHEYRLGDGAPEALLKYFTVLPKGPAFGNGRTARQTFESMVERHAGRVAQFAEMSTDDLSLLFPEDLPELP, encoded by the coding sequence ATGGCACAGGGCACGGTCCAGGTGACGTACACCGGAACATCGAGGTGGCGCCGCCGCACAGGCGAGTATGTCTCCCTCTCCGCAGCCCTGGAGGCCGCAGGCGACGGTGACGTCCTCACGGTCGCTCCCGGCACGTACCGCGAGAATCTCGTCGTCCAGCACGCGATCACGCTGCGCGGCGCCGACGGCGCGGCAGGCTCGGTGCGGATCGCGCCCGCCGACGGCATCCCGCTCACCGTGCGGGCTTCCGCGGTCGTCCAGGACCTCCAGGTCGAGGGGCAGGACTCGTCCGCGCCCGCGCTGCTCGTCGAGGAGGGCACTCCCGAGCTGCTGGATCTGCGGATCGTCACCCGGTCCGCCGTCGGCATCGAGGTGCGCGGGGCGGCCCGGCCGACCGTGCGCCGCTGCACCGTCGACAATCCGGCGGGCGTCGGAATCGGCGTACTGGCCGGCGCGGGCGGGGTGTTCGAGGAGTGCGAGGTGGTCGCGGCCGGCCAGTCGGGCATCTCGGTGCACGGCGGGGCGCACCCCAGGATCGAGCGCTGCCGGATACACCACGCGTCCGGGGCCGGGCTGAGCGTGTCCGGCGAGGGCAGCGGCCTTGAAGCCTTCGGCTGCGAGATCTACGAGGTCAAGGGCACCGGTGTGCAGGTCGCCGCGCGCGCGTCGGCCCATCTCACCGACTGCACCGTCCACCGCACGTCGGCCGACGGCGTCACCCTGGACACGGACGCGGTGCTGACGCTGTCGGACTGCGACATCCATGACATCCCGGAGAACGCGGTCGATCTGCGGTCCCGTTCGGTGCTCACGCTGACGCGCTCGACCGTCCGGCGCTTCGGGCGCAACGGACTGTCGGTCTGGGACCCGGGCACCCGGGTGGATGCCAATCAGTGCGAGATCCACGACAGTACGGGCGACTACCCGGCCGTCTGGGTCAGCGACGGGGCGACCGTGGTGCTGGACTCCTGCCGGGTGCACGACGTACCGGACGCGATCTTCGTACTGGACCGGGGCTCACGCGCCGACGTGGTCGACAGCGATCTCGCCCAGGTGCGGAACACAGCGGTGTCGGTGAGCGATGGCGCCACGGCGCAACTGGACGACTGCCGGATCCGGGAGGCGTCCACCGGCGCCTGGTTCCGCGACCACGGCAGCGGGGGAACGCTCAGCGGCTGCACGATCGACGCGGCGCAGACCGGTGTCATCGTGACGAAGGGCGCCGATCCCAGGATCGAGCGGTGCACCGTGACCTCGCCGGCGGAGGCCGGCTTCTATGTCTCGGCCGAGGGACGCGGCACGTTCCACAACTGCCGGGTGACGGGCAGTGCCGGGTACGGCTTCCATGTCATAGACGGCTGCCGCACCACCTTGACCCGCTGCCGCACGGAGCGGTGCGCGCGCAGCGGTTACGAGTTCGCCGACGGCACCCTGAGTGAGGGCGGCGCGGGCGGACCGGTCGTCGAGGACTGCACCAGCGACGAGAGCGGCCTGCTGACCGAGCCGCACGGGGCGCCCGCCGTGGGGGCTCCCGCCACGGCGACCGCGACGCAGACGTCCGGTCTGCTCGGATCACTGCCCGGTGCCCGGCCGGCCCAGCCGTCCGCGCAGACGGCCGCCCCCGCCCCGGCCGCCGCGGACGGGCCCATACGCTCCTCGGTGGACGTCCTGGGCGAACTCGACACCCTGGTGGGCCTGGAGAGCGTCAAACGCGAGGTCCGCGCCCTCACCGACATGATCGAGATCGGCCGGCGGCGCGCCGCCGCCGGCCTCAAGGCCGCATCCGCCCGCCGCCATCTGGTGTTCACGGGATCCCCGGGTACGGGCAAGACCACGGTGGCCCGGCTGTACGGCGAGATCCTCGCCTCACTCGGAGTGCTGGAACGCGGGCACCTCGTCGAGGTCTCCCGGGTCGACCTGGTGGGCGAGCACATCGGCTCGACGGCCATCCGCACCCAGGAGGCCTTCGACCGGGCCCGGGGCGGGGTGCTCTTCATCGATGAGGCGTACGCCCTCTCCCCGGAGGATTCCGGGCGGGACTTCGGCAAGGAAGCCATCGACACCCTGGTCAAGCTGATGGAGGACCACCGGGACGCGGTGGTGGTGATCGTCGCCGGGTACACCGCGGAGATGGAGCGCTTCCTGGGGGTCAACCCCGGTGTGGCGTCCCGTTTCTCCCGCACCATCACCTTCGGCGACTACGCCCCCGAGGAGCTGCTGCGGATTGTCGAGCAGCAGGCGGACGAGCACGAGTACCGGCTCGGCGACGGCGCACCGGAAGCCCTCCTGAAGTACTTCACGGTGCTGCCCAAGGGCCCCGCCTTCGGCAACGGCAGGACCGCCCGGCAGACGTTCGAGTCGATGGTGGAACGGCACGCGGGCCGGGTCGCCCAGTTCGCCGAGATGTCGACCGACGATCTCAGTCTGCTGTTTCCGGAGGATCTGCCGGAACTGCCCTGA
- a CDS encoding DUF6643 family protein, with protein sequence MTSPRATYGGGYYSAPSFPDTPIYDSLVAERGTPQIAPIRVPSAYDSGNSYLPALPSALPALPAGPSQQAPSYGYPQPMAQPAPMQHAPAPYIPQQATAPRGYPGPQQQPQRPVGGAGYEAMRPAAQRPAPSPYEDPYNRPYQGRGY encoded by the coding sequence ATGACGTCCCCCCGTGCGACCTACGGTGGCGGTTACTACTCCGCGCCGTCCTTCCCGGACACCCCTATCTACGATTCTCTCGTCGCAGAGCGGGGCACCCCTCAGATCGCTCCGATCAGAGTCCCGTCGGCTTACGACTCCGGCAACAGCTACCTGCCGGCGCTGCCCTCGGCACTGCCCGCGCTGCCGGCCGGCCCGTCGCAGCAGGCGCCGTCCTACGGCTATCCGCAGCCCATGGCGCAGCCCGCGCCGATGCAGCACGCGCCCGCGCCGTACATCCCGCAGCAGGCCACCGCGCCGCGCGGCTACCCGGGCCCGCAGCAGCAGCCGCAGCGGCCCGTCGGCGGCGCCGGATACGAGGCGATGCGTCCCGCGGCTCAGCGCCCCGCGCCCTCGCCGTACGAGGATCCGTACAACCGGCCCTACCAGGGGCGCGGCTACTGA
- a CDS encoding glutamate racemase has translation MKIALMDSGIGLLAAAAAVRRQRPDADLVLSSDPGGMPWGVHGPQGVIDRALAVARAAADHRPDALIVACNTASVHALPAIRAALEPDIPVIGTVPAIKPAAADGGSVAIWATPATTGSDYQRALIRQFAGGADVTEVSCPGLADAVEHADEAAIDEAVAAAAARTPSGVRAVVLGCTHYELVGERIADAVRRHGSPAAELYGSAGAVAAQALRRIGAGPAADGAAGARLTVLLGGHQGPLPTAALTYLEGRLLQAVSPAR, from the coding sequence GTGAAGATCGCGCTCATGGACTCCGGAATCGGCCTGCTCGCGGCTGCCGCCGCGGTACGCCGCCAGCGGCCCGACGCGGATCTGGTGCTCTCCAGCGACCCCGGCGGCATGCCCTGGGGCGTCCACGGGCCCCAGGGCGTCATCGATCGCGCGCTGGCCGTGGCCCGCGCGGCCGCCGACCACCGGCCGGACGCACTGATCGTCGCCTGCAACACCGCGAGCGTGCACGCCCTCCCGGCCATCCGCGCCGCACTCGAACCGGACATCCCGGTCATCGGTACGGTGCCGGCCATCAAGCCGGCCGCCGCCGACGGGGGATCCGTCGCGATCTGGGCGACCCCGGCGACCACCGGCAGCGACTACCAGCGCGCGCTGATCCGCCAGTTCGCCGGCGGCGCCGACGTCACCGAGGTGTCCTGTCCCGGCCTTGCCGACGCCGTCGAGCACGCCGACGAGGCCGCGATCGACGAGGCCGTGGCCGCGGCAGCCGCCCGCACCCCGTCCGGCGTAAGGGCCGTCGTCCTTGGCTGCACCCATTACGAACTGGTCGGAGAGCGGATCGCCGACGCCGTCCGGCGCCACGGCAGTCCCGCCGCCGAGCTGTACGGCTCGGCCGGGGCCGTGGCCGCCCAGGCGCTGCGGCGCATCGGGGCCGGGCCCGCGGCCGACGGCGCGGCGGGTGCCCGGCTGACGGTGCTCCTCGGCGGACACCAGGGACCGCTTCCCACCGCCGCGCTGACGTACCTGGAAGGGCGCCTGCTCCAGGCCGTCAGCCCCGCGCGCTGA
- the lnt gene encoding apolipoprotein N-acyltransferase, producing the protein MSAPTTPTDESERLVPQPAGEPRGRRLARRLVRPAAAAASGLLLYASFPPRPLWWLAPVAFAVLGTALHGRRARAGLGLGYLAGLGYLLPLLVWTGVEVGPGPWLGLAAVEALFIAVAGAGIAYVSRLPLGPLWAAAVWIAVEAARARVPFGGFPWGKVAFGQPEGVFLPLAAVGGTPLLGFAVVLCGFGLGELVRRWAALRRFADRRIAIAAVLAVAPVAAGFAALPLVSTSAEDGTATVALIQGNVPRMGLDFATQRRAVLDHHVKETLKLAADVKAGRAKQPDLVLWPENSSDIDPYLNADAYDEIDEAAKAIKAPISVGAVVTPDNGAGSPLNQQILWDPRKGPVDTYNKRRLQPFGEYMPYRSFFRLFSSDVDLVRKDFVPGHKAADFDMAGTRVGPVTCYEAAFDWAVRDQVKAGAQIISVPSNNATFDRSEMTYQQLAMSRVRAVEHSRAVMVPVTTGVSAVIRPDGSVAQKTKMFTADALVADVPKRSSQTPATRLGTLPEWLLVALGAGGVGWAVTRSVRRRTS; encoded by the coding sequence GTGAGCGCCCCCACCACACCCACGGACGAGTCCGAACGGCTCGTACCGCAGCCCGCCGGAGAACCGCGCGGCCGACGCCTGGCCCGCCGTCTCGTACGGCCCGCCGCCGCTGCCGCGTCCGGCCTGCTGCTGTACGCCAGCTTCCCGCCGCGGCCCCTGTGGTGGCTGGCGCCCGTCGCGTTCGCCGTACTGGGGACGGCCCTGCACGGACGCCGGGCCCGGGCCGGACTCGGCCTCGGTTACCTGGCGGGCCTCGGGTATCTGCTCCCGCTGCTGGTCTGGACGGGGGTCGAGGTCGGCCCCGGCCCCTGGCTCGGCCTGGCGGCGGTCGAAGCGCTCTTCATCGCTGTCGCGGGTGCGGGAATCGCGTATGTCTCCCGGCTGCCGCTCGGGCCGCTCTGGGCCGCCGCGGTGTGGATCGCCGTCGAAGCGGCCCGAGCGCGAGTACCGTTCGGCGGGTTCCCCTGGGGCAAGGTGGCCTTCGGGCAGCCCGAGGGTGTCTTCCTGCCGCTGGCCGCGGTCGGAGGGACGCCACTGCTCGGCTTCGCCGTCGTCCTGTGCGGCTTCGGCCTGGGTGAGCTGGTACGCCGCTGGGCTGCTCTGCGCCGCTTCGCGGACCGCAGGATCGCCATCGCCGCCGTCCTCGCCGTCGCGCCGGTCGCGGCCGGGTTCGCCGCGCTGCCGCTGGTCAGCACCAGCGCCGAGGACGGCACGGCCACGGTCGCCCTCATCCAGGGAAACGTCCCCCGGATGGGACTCGACTTCGCCACCCAGCGCCGCGCGGTGCTCGACCACCATGTGAAGGAGACGCTGAAGCTGGCCGCCGATGTGAAGGCGGGCCGCGCCAAGCAGCCGGATCTGGTGCTGTGGCCGGAGAACTCGTCGGACATCGACCCGTACCTCAACGCCGACGCCTACGACGAGATCGACGAGGCGGCCAAGGCGATCAAGGCGCCCATCTCGGTCGGCGCCGTCGTCACCCCGGACAACGGCGCGGGGTCGCCGCTCAACCAGCAGATCCTCTGGGACCCCAGGAAGGGCCCCGTCGACACGTACAACAAGCGCCGGCTCCAGCCGTTCGGCGAGTACATGCCCTACCGGTCGTTCTTCCGGCTGTTCAGTTCCGACGTGGATCTGGTCCGCAAGGACTTCGTACCCGGACACAAGGCCGCCGACTTCGACATGGCGGGCACCAGGGTCGGCCCGGTCACCTGTTACGAGGCGGCGTTCGACTGGGCCGTACGGGACCAGGTGAAGGCGGGGGCGCAGATCATCTCCGTACCCAGCAACAACGCGACCTTCGACCGCAGCGAGATGACCTACCAGCAGCTCGCGATGTCGCGGGTACGGGCTGTCGAACACAGCAGGGCCGTGATGGTCCCCGTCACCACCGGTGTGAGCGCGGTCATCCGGCCGGACGGTTCGGTCGCGCAGAAGACCAAGATGTTCACCGCCGACGCGCTGGTGGCGGATGTGCCGAAGCGCTCGTCGCAGACCCCGGCCACCCGGCTGGGGACGCTTCCCGAGTGGCTGCTCGTGGCGCTCGGCGCAGGCGGCGTCGGCTGGGCGGTCACCCGCTCGGTACGGCGGCGCACGTCGTGA
- a CDS encoding 3-hydroxybutyrate dehydrogenase, with product MTTHTAPASAPAPLGLDLAGRTALVTGAAGGIGAACTLRLAAAGATVRAVDRDQEGLEAVAGRAAGLPGAVEPYGLDLTDLDAAEQAAAGTDVLVNNAGLQLVRPIEDFPPEVFHTILTVMLEAPFRLIRGALPHMYGQGWGRIVNLSSVHGLRASAYKSAYVSAKHGLEGLSKTAALEGAPHGVTSNCVNPGYVRTPLVEQQIADQAAAHGIPRERVVSEVLLKESALKRLVEPDEVAEAVAYLCAPQAAFITGTSLSLDGGWSAR from the coding sequence ATGACCACCCACACCGCTCCCGCGTCCGCACCCGCCCCGCTCGGCCTGGACCTCGCAGGCCGCACCGCGCTCGTCACCGGCGCGGCGGGCGGCATCGGCGCCGCCTGCACGCTGCGTCTCGCCGCCGCCGGCGCCACGGTACGGGCCGTCGACCGCGACCAGGAGGGGCTCGAAGCGGTCGCCGGCCGGGCCGCCGGGCTGCCCGGTGCCGTCGAACCGTACGGACTCGACCTGACCGATCTCGACGCCGCGGAGCAGGCCGCCGCCGGTACGGACGTCCTCGTCAACAACGCGGGCCTGCAGCTCGTGCGGCCCATCGAGGACTTCCCGCCGGAGGTCTTCCACACCATCCTCACCGTGATGCTGGAAGCGCCCTTCCGGCTGATCAGGGGCGCTCTCCCGCACATGTACGGACAGGGCTGGGGCCGGATCGTCAACCTCTCGTCCGTGCACGGGCTGCGCGCCTCCGCGTACAAGTCCGCGTACGTGTCGGCCAAGCACGGGCTGGAGGGGCTCTCCAAGACGGCGGCGCTCGAAGGCGCCCCGCACGGTGTGACATCGAACTGCGTGAACCCCGGCTACGTGCGCACCCCGCTGGTCGAGCAGCAGATCGCCGACCAGGCCGCCGCCCACGGGATCCCGCGTGAGCGGGTGGTCAGCGAGGTACTGCTGAAGGAGTCGGCGCTCAAACGGCTTGTCGAGCCGGACGAGGTCGCCGAGGCCGTGGCCTACCTCTGCGCGCCGCAGGCCGCGTTCATCACCGGCACCTCGCTCTCGCTCGACGGCGGATGGAGCGCGCGCTAG
- a CDS encoding TerD family protein: MSMLKGTNVPVSAQAVRIEWGWRPGPGVPDVDASALLLASGKVRTDADFVFYNQPQHASGAVRHEGKTTTPNTATDTLAVDLSLVEPAIERVVLAASADGGSFGRVPGLYIRVLDAADGTEIARFDSQDATVETAFLLGELYRRQGAWKFRAVGQGYGSGLEGLATDFGISVDDSQRPAPRTSAAPQAAAETSAVPESAPVPPPPATAPAPVRLSKVTLTKEAPAVSLAKQGGTSGAMRVNLNWETRQQQPKGWAAKLGKAVAAMNSGIDLDLCALYELTDGRKGVVQALGNAFGSLSRPPYIHLDGDDRTGSVSAGENLTVNLDQKNNIRRVLIFVTIYEGAKSFADLHATVTLKPQNGAAIDFSLDECTVPSTVCALALITNNAGDLVVQREARYLVPDRGVSPQRTVDQAYGWGMNWTPGRK; encoded by the coding sequence ATGTCAATGCTTAAGGGAACCAATGTTCCGGTGTCGGCTCAGGCCGTGCGGATCGAATGGGGATGGCGGCCGGGTCCGGGGGTGCCGGATGTCGATGCCTCGGCCCTGCTGCTGGCATCGGGAAAGGTGCGTACCGACGCCGACTTCGTCTTTTACAACCAGCCTCAGCACGCCTCGGGCGCGGTCCGCCACGAGGGCAAGACGACCACCCCGAACACCGCGACCGACACACTCGCGGTCGACCTGTCGCTGGTGGAGCCCGCCATCGAGCGGGTGGTCCTCGCGGCGTCGGCCGACGGGGGCAGCTTCGGACGGGTGCCCGGGCTGTACATCCGGGTACTCGACGCCGCGGACGGCACGGAGATCGCCCGGTTCGACAGCCAGGACGCGACGGTGGAGACGGCCTTCCTCCTCGGCGAGCTCTACCGGCGCCAGGGCGCCTGGAAGTTCCGTGCGGTCGGGCAGGGGTACGGCAGCGGGCTCGAAGGGCTGGCCACCGACTTCGGGATCAGCGTGGACGACTCGCAGCGGCCCGCCCCGCGGACTTCCGCTGCCCCGCAGGCCGCCGCAGAGACATCCGCAGTGCCGGAGAGCGCCCCCGTACCCCCGCCGCCGGCCACCGCGCCCGCCCCCGTACGGCTGAGCAAGGTCACCCTGACGAAGGAGGCGCCGGCGGTCTCCCTCGCGAAGCAGGGCGGAACATCGGGCGCCATGCGGGTCAATCTCAACTGGGAGACCCGCCAGCAGCAGCCCAAGGGCTGGGCGGCCAAGCTCGGCAAGGCCGTGGCCGCCATGAACTCCGGTATCGACCTCGACCTCTGCGCACTCTACGAGCTGACCGACGGCCGCAAGGGCGTCGTCCAGGCCCTGGGCAATGCGTTCGGATCGCTGAGCAGGCCGCCGTACATCCATCTCGACGGCGACGACCGCACCGGCTCGGTTTCGGCCGGGGAGAATCTGACGGTCAACCTCGACCAGAAGAACAACATCAGACGGGTCCTCATCTTCGTGACGATCTACGAAGGGGCGAAAAGCTTCGCCGATCTGCACGCGACCGTCACGCTCAAGCCGCAGAACGGCGCGGCCATCGACTTCTCGCTCGACGAATGCACCGTGCCGTCCACCGTCTGTGCGCTGGCGCTGATCACCAACAACGCCGGTGATCTCGTCGTCCAGCGCGAGGCCCGCTATCTGGTGCCCGACCGTGGCGTCAGTCCGCAGCGCACCGTCGACCAGGCGTACGGCTGGGGCATGAACTGGACACCCGGCAGGAAGTGA
- a CDS encoding NUDIX domain-containing protein, translating into MATPDFIREIRATAGHQLLLLPGVSAIVFDDEGRVLLNRRADTGKWSIIGGIPEPGEQPADTAVREVHEETAVRCVVERVVLVQALKKIQYPNGDHCQFMDISLLCRATGGAPRVNDDESLDVGWFAVDALPELAEFALTRIKRALTDGPTWFEPATVAPTLDA; encoded by the coding sequence ATGGCTACTCCTGACTTCATCCGCGAGATCCGGGCCACCGCCGGCCACCAGCTGCTTCTGCTGCCCGGCGTGAGCGCCATCGTCTTCGACGACGAGGGACGGGTGCTGCTCAACCGGCGCGCCGACACCGGCAAGTGGTCGATCATCGGCGGCATCCCGGAGCCGGGCGAGCAGCCCGCCGACACAGCCGTCCGGGAGGTCCACGAGGAGACGGCCGTACGGTGCGTGGTGGAGCGGGTGGTCCTCGTCCAGGCACTCAAGAAGATCCAGTACCCGAACGGCGACCACTGCCAGTTCATGGACATCAGCCTGCTCTGCCGGGCGACCGGGGGAGCGCCCCGGGTGAACGACGACGAGTCCCTCGACGTCGGCTGGTTCGCCGTCGACGCCCTTCCGGAGCTGGCCGAGTTCGCGCTGACACGGATCAAGCGGGCCCTGACCGACGGCCCCACGTGGTTCGAACCGGCCACGGTCGCTCCCACCCTCGATGCCTAG
- a CDS encoding MOSC domain-containing protein, translating into MSQPVHAVLHGIHIHPVKSLTGCAPGSAAVEPWGLAGDRRWMLVDENGKAVTQRQHPRLALAAAEPLPGGAVKLSAPGREPLTVAVPEPVGAIGAQLFRDKVDVVPGGPAADTWLSSYLGAAVRLVHLDEPAVRRPIDPRYARPGETVSLADGYPLLLTALSSLDALNSLIAGGDLPDEGPLPMDRFRPNVVVAGTPPWAEDGWTRIAIGDVVLRVAKPCGRCVVTTVDQRTAERGREPLRTLARHRRVDNDLLFGQNLVPERTGVLHVGDPVRILE; encoded by the coding sequence GTGTCGCAACCGGTTCACGCAGTTCTGCACGGAATCCACATCCATCCGGTCAAGTCCCTCACGGGGTGTGCGCCGGGTTCGGCCGCGGTCGAACCCTGGGGGCTGGCCGGAGACCGGCGGTGGATGCTCGTGGACGAGAACGGGAAGGCCGTCACCCAACGCCAGCATCCACGGCTGGCGTTGGCAGCCGCGGAGCCACTGCCCGGCGGCGCCGTCAAGCTGTCCGCGCCGGGGCGCGAGCCGCTGACGGTCGCGGTGCCTGAGCCGGTGGGCGCGATCGGGGCGCAGCTCTTCCGGGACAAGGTCGACGTCGTCCCCGGGGGCCCGGCGGCGGACACCTGGCTGAGTTCGTATCTCGGCGCAGCCGTACGCCTGGTCCATCTCGACGAGCCCGCGGTCCGGCGCCCGATCGATCCGCGGTACGCCCGGCCCGGCGAGACCGTCAGCCTGGCCGACGGCTATCCGCTGCTGCTCACGGCGCTCTCCTCGCTCGACGCCCTCAACTCCCTCATCGCGGGAGGTGACCTGCCGGACGAGGGCCCCCTGCCGATGGACCGGTTCCGGCCAAATGTCGTCGTGGCCGGCACCCCGCCCTGGGCCGAGGACGGCTGGACCCGTATCGCGATCGGCGATGTGGTCCTCCGCGTCGCCAAGCCTTGCGGGCGCTGTGTCGTCACCACCGTCGACCAGCGAACGGCCGAGCGCGGCAGAGAACCGCTGCGCACCCTCGCCCGGCACCGCCGCGTGGACAATGACCTGCTGTTCGGCCAGAATCTCGTCCCCGAGAGGACCGGCGTCCTGCACGTCGGCGATCCGGTGCGCATCCTCGAATGA